Sequence from the Methanobrevibacter arboriphilus genome:
TTCTCAAATCATCTAAAGAACATTCTATTGTGTCAATTATAGGAGAAATGAGTGTGTATTTTGACCAATCTTTAACCTTTATCATGTTTTTTTCAAAAACTTGTTGATAAAATTTAGTTCCAGGGTAAGGTGTTGCTAGAGAAAAAATAGCATAAGATGGTTTTAAGTCCTTCACAAAATCAACAGTCTTTTTTATACTTTCATGAGTATCTCCAGGCATTCCAAGTACAACAGAAGCAATAGTTCTGATTTTTTCTTCTCTACAAACTTTAAATGCCTCTTGAATTTTTTCAATGGTAGTTTTTTTATTTACATCATCTAAAATTTGTTGTTCAGCTGATTCGACACCCATAAAAAGAGTAATACATCCTGCTTCCCTCATTTTTTTCAATACATCTGCATTTAAAGTATCAACTCTTGCAGTACATCCCCATAAAACTTTAATATTTCTTTTTATTATTTCATCACAGATTTCAATAACTCTTTTTTTATTTATTGTAAAAGTATCATCCATAAAAGCAATAGTTTCTATATTGAAATTTTCAATCAGATCTTCCATTTCATCAACAATGTCTTTAACAGACCTTAAACGAAGTTTAGACCCATGTAAAGAAGCAGAAGAACAAAAAGAGCATTGCATAGGACAACCCCTACTAGTAATCATAGTAGACATCTTTGTGTCCATATTAAGAAGTTTATAATCATCCATAGGGAGTAAATGCCTAGCAGGGAAAGGTAATGAATCTAAATCCATGATCAATTCTCTTTCAGGAGTCACAATATCATTAAAAGCTATTCCTTTGACTTTACTAAGATCACCATGATTTTCAATAGTTTGAACCAAGTCTAAAATAGTGTATTCACCTTCTCCACGAATAACAATATCAATAAACTCATAATTTAATAATTCTTCAAAATTAAAGGTAGGATGATATCCTCCCATTACAATTATACTATCTGGGAAAAGATTCTTGGATTTTTTAGCAGTTTTTAAAGCTTTTTCAATAGTTGGTGTTAATGCTGTAATAGCAATAATATCAGGATTAGAATTTTTCAAGCTCTCTTCAAATTCGTCCCAAGTCATGTCAGATGCAGAAGCATCAATTATATTAACTGAAAAATGATTTTCTTCTAAAACAGCAGCCATATAAGCAAGCCCTAATGGTGGTGCAATAACTCCCATAAACTTGTATTTAGAAGCTGTTTGTGGTGGATTAACAAATGTAATTTTCATTATTATAAACCTTCTTAATTTCTGAATTTATTTCACATTCACAATTTATTTTCTCATTATCAACTTATTAAATAGAATTTTTAAAAATTATTGACCCAAAAGCCTTATTAACCAATTCTTCTTGATTAATATCTTCTTTAGCATTTCTAACTCTTTCAACATCTGCTTTTGTTTCAGGATATCTAGGTACAGCACTACAACCCCCATCATATTCTTTTGAAATATCATAAGTCCCAATTTTTTTAGCTATTTTTTCGATTTCAACCTTATCCAAACCAATCAAAGGGCTTAAAATAGGAACTTCGACATCATCACGAGTAGCAAGAATATTTGGAAGAGTTTGGGAAGCTACTTGACCTACACTACTACCATCAACAACACCAAGTGCATTCATATCCTCAGCTAACATTCCAGCTATTTTATACATTCCAGACTTACAAAGAATACAAGCCATCTTTTCTGGAGCATCTTCCTTACATTTTTTAAGATAATCTCCATATTTAACAACTCTAGATCTGAAAGAAACACCACTTGAATAAGACTTTAGTTGTTCAACAATAGATTCAAATTTTTCTTCAGATTTTGGTTTTGTATAAGGATCATTATCAAAATGAAGAGCTATTATCTCACAACCTCTTTTCATCATAAGATAAGTTGCTACAGGAGAATCAATACCACTAGATACAAGTGAAATTAATTTCCCTTGAGTTCCAAGAGGCAAACCTCCCGGACCTTTAATTTTTTCATGAAATATATAAGTTTCATTATCACGAACTTCAATAAAAATTTCAAATCTAGGGTTAGTTAAATCAACAGGACATCCAAGCTTTTTAACAACAACAGATCCAGCAAAAGCAGCTAATTCCTGAGAAGAAAAATCATGTTTTCCTACTCTTCTACATCTAATTGCAAAAGGAGTATCTGAACATATCAATCCTTCATCGATTAATTTATCAAGATATTTAGACATTGTTTTTTCGATATCATCAAAATTACTATAAGTAGATATTGCTGGAGAAAAAGATACAATACCAAATATTTTATGGAGTTTAGATAATGCCTCATCAAAATTTTCAGGAAATATAAATATACGTGCCTGATTTATATCTATTTCACAATTAAAAGCAGCTTTAATATTAGAAGAAAGTTTTCTTTCAAATCGACCCCTAACTTTAGGACTTTTAAGTCCTAATTCACCATACCTTGCGATTATTAAACTATGTTCCATTAAATACCTCTTTAAAATACCTATTTATTATTAAAAATTAATGAATTTATATATTTAGAATTTAAGTATATTTAAAATTATCAATATATTTATCATGTGAATTTTAATCAATATTAATTAAATTTTAAATTCTCTATTTTCAATCATTTTTTTCAGTTTATTAGTTAATGATTTTGCTCTTCTTATATCCGATTGTCTACATGCAATTGGAATATCATGATCATTTTCATCAATACGAATAGATACCAAACCAGTATTCATTTCAAATGCACCACTAATACAAGAATAAGAACACATCCCACAACCAAAACACTTTTCAGTATCTAACTTTTTATTTCCTTTCTCATTACTATAAGCAAATGTAGGACAACGTTCTTCAACTAAACAATCATTACAATTAACACATTTATTTTCATTAAATTGTGGTCTCTCATCATAACCATCCCATACATTAGAATAATTTGTTTCAGAAAGAGGCAAATGTCTACCTTGAATATCAGCAATAGGTAGATTGATATCTTTATTTATAACCATTAAATTATTCAATATATTTTCATTAAGAACTGGAATAGCTAATGCTACTGAATCAAATATTTCAGGACCTTCAGCAGTTTTAAAACCTCCAAAGTAATCAGTACTCATCTGACGCATATCTGCAGATAACATCAAATTAGGCTTATTAATACTGCTTCTTGTTCCATTTCCAATAACAAGTCCTTCAGATCCATTAAGTAAAACTTTTGATCCTTTTTTTATAACATTCATATTAGGATCATTTTGAAGAGGATTAATATCACCACATCCAGAAAAAGAAAAAGATTTGAAATTTCCTTCCATAGGAATTGCATTAAAAATTGATGAAACTTGATTATTTGAAGGATTAATAAAGGCAGTATAATTTTTAAACGCCATTCTTGTTCCAATCATTTCAGCTCGAGGAATATTATCAATAGTGATATGAGAAGAGAATTTTTTACCATCATTAGATTCTACTTCAACATCAATTTCATTACCTTCTATAATATCCTTAAATAAAAAACCTCCACCATAATCTGGATTAAGCTTACTATGGCTAGTTCCATAAACAATTGTATCAATAGATCCTAACCATTCATTAGGACAAGGCCCTGTAAAACCTGGAACACCATTTAAATAAATATTTTTAGCTCTTTTAAAAATTCCAGGTTCAAAAATATCTAAATGAAATATGGCTGCAGTTCCAGACATAATTCCACATGTACCAGTTGTTACAACATCAACATCCTCAAATTTAGGAGCATTTTCATTTCTAATTAAATCTTTCAGTTCTTGAGCTGTAAAAACATTAGCTGTTCTATTTTCAATTTTATCATTAATCTCATCAAGAGTTCTTGATTTCAAAATATCATCTCTAGAATAACATATTTGATCAAATATACTTTAAACATTCTTTAAATAACCTTTAAATAACCTTTAAATTTTCTTTTAAATGTTTTTTTAAATGTTTTCTTTTAATATTCCTTAACTAACTTCTAAATATTATTTAAATGTTTTTTAAATATTTTTTATAATTTCAATAGCAAAATCAACAGCTTCTGTGATTTTATCAGTTTTTGGACCAGCACCTTGAGCAAGTGTAGGTCTTCCACCACCACCACCACCAAGAATAACTGCAGATTCTTTAATTATCTCATTGATATTTATATTTTTATCAATTGCTATTTTAGATGCTGCTCCAACAATTTTACCATTATTATTTCCAATGATAACAACATCTGCTTTATTATTATCAGTAAAGTCAGTGGAAATTTTTTGAAGTTCCTTAATATCCCCATCAATTACTTGCTTCAAAATTCTTAAACCATTAAATTCTTCTAAATTATCTTCTAAACTATTAATTTTAAGGTTAGCAATTTCTGATTTTAATTTGTTCAATTCATTTTTATAAGACTTCCACTCAGTAAAGAACCTTTCACAAGTTTTAGGAAGCTGTTTAGAAGTAACTTTAAAAACATCACTACTGTTTCTTAAAAATTCATCATTAGATTGCATAGATTCAACTGCAGCCATTCCTGCTGAAAAATCGATTCTTTCAACTCCATCTTGAACTCTTTCTGTTTTATTAATTTTTATTAAGCCAATTTCACCAGTTTGAGGAACATGAGTCCCTGCACAAGCCTGAACATCAACATTAGGAATA
This genomic interval carries:
- the thiI gene encoding tRNA uracil 4-sulfurtransferase ThiI; the encoded protein is MEHSLIIARYGELGLKSPKVRGRFERKLSSNIKAAFNCEIDINQARIFIFPENFDEALSKLHKIFGIVSFSPAISTYSNFDDIEKTMSKYLDKLIDEGLICSDTPFAIRCRRVGKHDFSSQELAAFAGSVVVKKLGCPVDLTNPRFEIFIEVRDNETYIFHEKIKGPGGLPLGTQGKLISLVSSGIDSPVATYLMMKRGCEIIALHFDNDPYTKPKSEEKFESIVEQLKSYSSGVSFRSRVVKYGDYLKKCKEDAPEKMACILCKSGMYKIAGMLAEDMNALGVVDGSSVGQVASQTLPNILATRDDVEVPILSPLIGLDKVEIEKIAKKIGTYDISKEYDGGCSAVPRYPETKADVERVRNAKEDINQEELVNKAFGSIIFKNSI
- a CDS encoding B12-binding domain-containing radical SAM protein encodes the protein MKITFVNPPQTASKYKFMGVIAPPLGLAYMAAVLEENHFSVNIIDASASDMTWDEFEESLKNSNPDIIAITALTPTIEKALKTAKKSKNLFPDSIIVMGGYHPTFNFEELLNYEFIDIVIRGEGEYTILDLVQTIENHGDLSKVKGIAFNDIVTPERELIMDLDSLPFPARHLLPMDDYKLLNMDTKMSTMITSRGCPMQCSFCSSASLHGSKLRLRSVKDIVDEMEDLIENFNIETIAFMDDTFTINKKRVIEICDEIIKRNIKVLWGCTARVDTLNADVLKKMREAGCITLFMGVESAEQQILDDVNKKTTIEKIQEAFKVCREEKIRTIASVVLGMPGDTHESIKKTVDFVKDLKPSYAIFSLATPYPGTKFYQQVFEKNMIKVKDWSKYTLISPIIDTIECSLDDLRKYQTIAFCKFYLRPSYLLRQLITDGPILLKTIWGVFRHVLS
- a CDS encoding methanogenesis marker 16 metalloprotein, with product MKSRTLDEINDKIENRTANVFTAQELKDLIRNENAPKFEDVDVVTTGTCGIMSGTAAIFHLDIFEPGIFKRAKNIYLNGVPGFTGPCPNEWLGSIDTIVYGTSHSKLNPDYGGGFLFKDIIEGNEIDVEVESNDGKKFSSHITIDNIPRAEMIGTRMAFKNYTAFINPSNNQVSSIFNAIPMEGNFKSFSFSGCGDINPLQNDPNMNVIKKGSKVLLNGSEGLVIGNGTRSSINKPNLMLSADMRQMSTDYFGGFKTAEGPEIFDSVALAIPVLNENILNNLMVINKDINLPIADIQGRHLPLSETNYSNVWDGYDERPQFNENKCVNCNDCLVEERCPTFAYSNEKGNKKLDTEKCFGCGMCSYSCISGAFEMNTGLVSIRIDENDHDIPIACRQSDIRRAKSLTNKLKKMIENREFKI